The DNA segment aggggagctctgttcttgatcttgatcttcttcccctcaaagatcaatatttcatAAGTTACTTTGCAAAAGGTCCTCAAGCTCCCAGTGCTTGCTCTTatcttaccttgcaccacctttgacataaacttactccactagtatataagcttgcctgatcttcccaagtGAATATACCTCCATCCTATACCATATGccaacagacaagtgtcaagaggtatatcatacatatatctcattgcttAGTTAAACTACAGGTTTCCATCTTGTCTCCAAGGCCggaccttgttggggatGAGTCATAACAATCACCCAAGTTGAGTGTCAGGCATTTATGCTGATTGACATGATGCCCCTGACAACCTGTGCCTCACAGCCTAAGGTTGGACTGTTCATACAAAGATTGCAAACTCTTGCACAACATTATGACATGGTTCCTGTAGCAATGCCCCAACCTCATAGAAGTCAGAAGCACCTGATGCTACTATAGTTTCATGGTCCTCAGGGGTTTGTCTGCAGTTGATCAGCTATTCTATGTTCTGTATTTGAGTTCATAGAGGCTGAGCTTTGTGAGAAGACTAAGCTGGTTTGGGGCCTGATGCATTTAATCTACTCAAAGGACTACTCCTTATATATCTTTCTCAGCTCTAGGAGCTGACTCAGCTTTCTCATACTTTCTCTGCATCTTCTCTCAGacttccttcttccctaACACCTTTCTGCATGATCCTCCTGCacctcctctcttcttcttcctctcctcaGCTCCCAGATCTACTCCCCCAACTTCCTTATTgttctccttcctttcaTCTTATTGTTCTCCTCATTCCTTAACAATTCCATTGGAAGAATTTGGAGTGGATGTCAGGAACCATTATATCATTAGATCTCAATGGCAAGGTCTTGACCTGAAGGAAGGGTATCATTTGAAAGGGAGAATGTGAAGGGAATGGATCATATATAAGCCCTTGCACCTCTTGAAGATCTCCTAAGAATCAATTCCAATATGTACTACACACTATACTTTCATCTATACTATGCTTACTGGTCCTTTCCTCTCTGACCATCTGCCACCCAACCTGCCTGTAGGCACAGGGATGCCTCACTGCATTCAGATAGGTGTTCAGGAGCATTCAGGAGATGATAGCATTCAAGAAACATTCATAGAGATGTGTCTTTTAGTTACAGAGGTCAGGAGCATGCAAACTAGCACTGGTGTTTGCATATGTTGTtgaaaagaaagagatCTATAACTATAAGACATCTATATATATATGAATCTATAAAAGAAAACACAGAAGCCTGTAGAAGTGTTCCAAAACAGAGATGCTGTATGTAAGGTCTGCTTGGCATGCTTTTCAGGACCAGATCCACATCTCCCAATGTTGTTCTATGCATGGGAATACAATTACCATGCATCAGTTAATAGTGGGAATGATTGGTGGTAAGGGCTCTGCACTTAACTGCCCTTACATTATCTCATTATATTAGAGTTAAGGAGCTGTTAGTCCTTCTATATATTTGTCAATGCAAGTCAAGGAATAAACACTCCAGGACCAACAACAGCAAGCATTGGGCCTCTTCTATATATTAGTTCAGCACATAGCCTAGATTAGCCACCCCTTTCCACCCTCTCCCCTCCTTCATGTCACCCATTGCCAGTTTTCCCTTCTGCAGTGTCTTATTTTCACCTACAGGATATCAAAATCTCATCTGAAATACTATTCACTCCCTTGTCCCTTTGATAGAAGGGTTTGCCTCACTGCTATCTTGATCTTGCACTGTTGTGGGATGTTTTATTTGGGCATCAGGTATGTGGAGGTATGGTAAAGGTAGAAGGTAGGAGGTAGATTTCCACTTCACATCACATATGCAGATTTCTGTGCATGTTTTCTCCTTGCAAGACACCTGGGGCTTAGACTGAAGGAGAAAataaaaaataaaaataaaaataagagaaaaaaaaacctAAAAAGGAAGATTTCATAGTTGCTGCAAGATCTTGCATTCTCAAATGAGTCAGACATTTCTGTACCCATAAAGGTTCAGTGAGGGTCTGGTAAGGGTGATTTTTGAGTAAAACACTGACTTTACTCTTGAACAAAACTCTTCCTTATGAGCTTCTTAAACCAATTTGAATCACCTCATCATTAAACTTCAATAATTTGGGTAACATCTATTAATGGTGCTGCTCAATTTTTCTTGTAGTTCTGAGCTTTGAAAAATCACATCAGGATCTATGTAGCTGCCTAATGGCCTGAATCTTATGTCAAGTCACTGACTGGATCAGGTCCTATAACAGAAGTTCTGCCTATCAGTCCATGCTGATGTTATTTTAAACTCACCCAAAGAAGAGAATCTTGATTGTGAGAGCCATGGCTGCATGCAACACAGCCACAGCAATAACAAGTAGGCGGGCAAACTTATTATCAGACTGTTTTCATGGCAAGATTAGCTCCATAACATTGATTATAGGTCACCTGCAGAGCTGATATCTTCACGTACTGTAGCAAGCACAGGATATATGTTTCCAATTCTGACATTAGCTCTGTGTACTACAAAACAGAACTCACAAAAAGTATCCTGAACTGATGCCACCTAACCCAATCAATACCCATCTTAAAATACCCACTGGTATCAAGCACAGCAGGCTCAGAGGGATAAAAATACTCATGGCGTAGCCATAAATCCCTAAAGCTTCTGCGATGCCCCATTCCCCAACACCCAACCACTTGGTTGCACCCCAGAGCAAGGAAGGTACAAGTAAACCATAGACATAAATTGCCGATGTCGCTGTAGATAGCAAAGGAAGGTTTGAACTAGCATGTGAGGAGCTCATGTATTGCGCAATGGAGGTTGTCAGGGTCGAGGAGGTGTATAATGTGAGAATGAGTGTTGTCAAGGTCCAGAAAGAGCCTTTGATGGATGGGTTTAGTTTATGATTCGACTTGCATGACTGACACGTTTCACTTACCATACACGTCAATCTGTCCATCACAGACTTCAGTTATGAACCCAGGGCGAGGGATCATAGCCATTCCTACACGTTTCAGGACTGCGTTAGTGTCGACATCAAAATATGTCTATTCGATATCTCAGTTTAGATCGTTATAGAAATTGAATCTGCTCTTACTTGATAGTATGTCAAATTGAAAGGACTGAAGGGAACATCTGGAGGCGAAGGAGCATTTGGGTGTCTCGCGTCGGTCTGTGAGGGGAGAAAGGCTATCGAAACCATGAGTTGGGGGTTTGATGAGTAACACCTACTTTGGAATTCAAGACCGGAGCCATGGGATGGTCCTGATGGCTGCGTAGGATGGTTAGTGGCGCTGCAAGGGTCTAAAGGAGCCGGTTACTTACATCTTCGTCGACGTCGACTACGGCATATCCTTGCTGGGCCATGGTAAGGTTATTATAGGTGCACAAGTGTCAAAGTGGTTGCAAGAGAATGATCGCTTTTGACGGACGCGAGGCTAGCGGATGCGACGCGACCAGAAACGTAATTACGTAAATCCAAGTAGGCGCAGTCGCCTCCCGACCTGCATGCCCGCTTCAACGCAGATGACTCTTGCCCATGTATATACCTATCGATCTGCAGCTTTCGTCAAGTGTTCGTGTACTGTGACCTGCACACTATCAAGTAGAAGCCCGATTGAAACACACAACTTCCTCGCTACTTCGGTCATTTTCAACGGCAAGATACAACATGTCGACTCCCCAGACCCCTTCCACCGCCGACTTCTCCTCTGCCAGTACCCCGCTCAAGAAGTTCAAATTAGTATTCCTTGGGGAGCAGAGTGTAGGAAAGACGAGTTTAATCACCCGATTTGTGAGTTTATTATTACTTTTACCGAGCTAATTTCAGATGTACGATACTTTTGATAACACGTACCAAGCAACAATCGGTAAGCATACTTGTGCAATGCCAGAGCTCATCAGCAGGTATCGACTTCTTATCAAAGACCATGTATCTGGAGGACCGTACTGTGCGACTACAACTGTGGGATACAGGTGCGTGTTATATTCGTCGTTAATGCTATTTTTACTAACTGTCTGTAGCTGGGTAAGCTTCAGTTAAGCATTGCCCTGTCCGCTGTAATGCTAATGCGAGTGATTCATCGAACCTCTTTAGACAAGTAAGGTGCAAATCAATTGGGAATATTGCTAATTATTAGGAACGATTCCGATCCCTCATTCCATCCTACATCCGAGACTCCTCCGTCGCCGTCATTGTATACGACATCACAAGTAGGTTCAGGCAGCCGATGGCAGCCCGTATTCTTGCTCATGTTTATGCAACAGACCGAACGTCTTTCCAAAATACTTCAAAGTGGGTTGATGATGTGCGAAATGAGCGAGGGCAGGACGTTATTATTGTGCTTGTGGGGAACAAGACAGATTTGAATGACAAGCGGTGTGTCGTGTCAGTGATTCACAAGAGACAATCACTCACCAGTTTTACTTAGTCAAGTTACCCCTGAGGATCTTGACAAACGGGCAAAGGAACTCGGTGTGATGTCAATTGAAACCTCTGCCAAGGCCGGCCATAATGTCAAGACACTATTTAAGAAGATTGCCATGGCTCTTCCTGGAGGAAATGAAGCAAAGGACAGTGGCGCAACAAGTAAGTCTGTCTGTTTCGGCAAATTGCTAATAGGAGTAGAAATCGACGTTTCAGCTTCTCCTCAAGAGGTTCCCCAGGCTTCTGGCTGTTCATGCTAGGCGTTGTAGAGATCGTCACGTATATATGGTTGTTTGACTTTACATTGTGTTTGATACAGTAATTGGGATTCAGAATACCCTTCTCTTGTCTGTAGTTGGCTCCCATGCACAACTTGAAAAGCAGACTAATGCAAGTTGTGTGTGAATACCTACTGGTCTGTATTTGAGAAGTGACATAATATACATCCGTTTACCCAAGTTCACGCCGGATGCATGATCAAATCGATGAACCGCATGACGATCTTAGTCACATCTGAACACTATTTACCTCCTATTGACCTGGCGGTCCAGCAAAAGTCACTTTCCCTCCAGTTACAGATTCACTAATGTTATCTGTACTTTCCAACACCCAAATTGCACCCTCATCACTACATAGCCACTCTCCGCTTTCCAATTCATGAGGTGCTCCATCTTCCAACCCAGCCTTTTTCAATCCGAAAACGTGACTTGTAACTTGAGGACCAACACCTCGTTGTGCTCTAAGGCATGTTATGGCGACGATGGAGGTTAAAACACGACCGATTCtaggagaaggaagattAGGAGGATCGGCGAGTAGAGCACCATAGTGTGAGTTAAGAATATGTACCGGGAGATCGGGATGGGAAGTTGCGAGTTTGGCGAGGAGCTTTTCGTGATGAGGTGTGTAAATGGCATCCCATAATGATCGACTGCGTGAGGTAATCTCGGTGATGTTGGATGTGTCAGGTTGGCTAAAAGACGCACAGGTCAGTGATCTGTCGTCGATGACAGAAGATACAGTGGTTAGGGACGTGTAATATGAATGAGCGGTTGTTTAAAAAGGGGTAGTCAAGCTGTAGCGGGCTAAAAGCCGAGCTTGACCCAAAAATAGAATGGAGCACAGCTGTACAACGACCAGTATATGGGAGAACATGATAGATGACTCACCGATACGCCTGCGTAGTCAAAGCCTGTTTTACATCATCCGGCATATGAGCTCTCAAAGCCCCAAGTCCATTGATAGTACGTGGGATCTACAACTGATCAGCTTGGAGTCATATGGCAAACTTTATTAATACTCACCCCGTTGAAAGAGATACATTTCAGTCCGACTTCCCTCATTACCACAGCATCTTCCTTGTTTCTCCCAGCGTAATCCCATAATTGACAGATAGTATCAGGCGAGTTGACAGTGAACAAGGCGGCGGTACCAAGGGTTAACCAGGCATGTCTAGACAAGTTGGGGGGAGCTTTCGATCGGATTGTGTCGAATAATTTTGAAGTGATTGCTGGTGATGGAGCTGGAATTCCTGAGGGTAACGCGCTGGATAAGTTGACAACGGATTTCAAAGTGGGCGATAGCTTGACGGAAGCCGCGGCCATTTTGTAGGCCTGTAACGATGGATACATTGTGGATGATGTGAAGGAAGGT comes from the Cryptococcus gattii WM276 chromosome M, complete sequence genome and includes:
- a CDS encoding uncharacterized protein (Similar to TIGR gene model, INSD accession AAW46974.1) yields the protein MAQQGYAVVDVDEDVRPSHGSGLEFQNVPFSPFNLTYYQTYFDVDTNAVLKRVGMAMIPRPGFITEVCDGQIDVYGSFWTLTTLILTLYTSSTLTTSIAQYMSSSHASSNLPLLSTATSAIYVYGLLVPSLLWGATKWLGVGEWGIAEALGIYGYAMSIFIPLSLLCLIPYVKISALQVTYNQCYGANLAMKTV
- a CDS encoding GTPase, Ras-like GTP binding protein, putative; Ypt6p (Similar to TIGR gene model, INSD accession AAW46836.1; involved in the secretory pathway); protein product: MSTPQTPSTADFSSASTPLKKFKLVFLGEQSVGKTSLITRFMYDTFDNTYQATIGIDFLSKTMYLEDRTVRLQLWDTGERFRSLIPSYIRDSSVAVIVYDITNRTSFQNTSKWVDDVRNERGQDVIIVLVGNKTDLNDKRQVTPEDLDKRAKELGVMSIETSAKAGHNVKTLFKKIAMALPGGNEAKDSGATKIDVSASPQEVPQASGCSC
- a CDS encoding Hypothetical protein (Similar to TIGR gene model, INSD accession AAW46826.1; CNM00650) produces the protein MYPSLQAYKMAAASVKLSPTLKSVVNLSSALPSGIPAPSPAITSKLFDTIRSKAPPNLSRHAWLTLGTAALFTVNSPDTICQLWDYAGRNKEDAVVMREVGLKCISFNGIPRTINGLGALRAHMPDDVKQALTTQAYRSLTCASFSQPDTSNITEITSRSRSLWDAIYTPHHEKLLAKLATSHPDLPVHILNSHYGALLADPPNLPSPRIGRVLTSIVAITCLRAQRGVGPQVTSHVFGLKKAGLEDGAPHELESGEWLCSDEGAIWVLESTDNISESVTGGKVTFAGPPGQ